The SAR324 cluster bacterium genome has a window encoding:
- a CDS encoding helix-turn-helix domain-containing protein yields MAKLNEMIKEFRLSIDQSVEAIALLMQMNPEDYIRLEEDWIPPADIIQRLCTLFEWNYQDISRLALNTPQARQTSPIEGSRARATFGEQLQAERLAVGQTLEGLSTLLGIPVDYYQALEEGVIPQDELLRKICSMFEWNYRQVRQRLITSTNPSFGGYQPPLSARDIRNRFPNKPETPEWNEPPPENRFSLGERLRKAREEFGQPVEALALLLQISTELYEEIEQDLTRPSQELLRQICALFEWNYNEVVHQFRHQNRQLWQPAITRLNNLEPHRVQKLQGLQDEIAIGWRDLNQEQQDALLSQLELVRDTVDRWKLKNSL; encoded by the coding sequence GTGGCCAAGCTTAATGAAATGATCAAAGAATTCCGACTCTCCATTGACCAGAGTGTGGAGGCTATCGCTCTACTGATGCAGATGAATCCAGAAGATTACATACGCCTAGAGGAAGATTGGATTCCACCCGCTGATATTATTCAGCGCTTGTGTACTCTGTTTGAGTGGAATTACCAGGACATTAGCCGACTGGCACTAAATACTCCGCAGGCCCGCCAGACATCCCCAATCGAAGGAAGCCGAGCACGAGCAACTTTTGGCGAACAGCTGCAAGCAGAGCGATTAGCTGTCGGGCAAACCCTGGAAGGACTATCCACACTGCTTGGAATTCCCGTTGACTACTATCAGGCTTTGGAAGAAGGGGTAATTCCCCAAGATGAGTTGTTGCGCAAGATCTGCTCCATGTTTGAGTGGAATTACCGCCAGGTGCGACAGCGCCTGATCACCTCAACGAATCCAAGTTTTGGTGGTTACCAACCGCCACTGTCTGCAAGAGACATCCGCAATCGTTTCCCCAACAAACCAGAAACTCCTGAGTGGAATGAACCACCTCCAGAAAATCGATTCTCTCTGGGGGAAAGGCTTCGCAAAGCACGGGAAGAGTTTGGCCAACCTGTAGAAGCGTTGGCCTTGCTGCTGCAGATTTCTACAGAATTGTATGAAGAGATCGAGCAAGATCTCACCAGGCCAAGTCAGGAACTTCTGCGTCAAATCTGTGCATTATTTGAGTGGAACTACAATGAAGTGGTTCACCAATTCCGACACCAAAATCGTCAACTCTGGCAGCCTGCCATTACTCGTCTGAACAACCTGGAACCTCATCGTGTCCAGAAATTGCAAGGGCTCCAAGACGAAATTGCTATCGGTTGGAGGGATTTGAACCAGGAGCAGCAGGATGCCTTGCTCTCCCAGCTAGAACTGGTTCGGGATACCGTTGACCGTTGGAAACTCAAAAACTCTCTGTAA